TGGAAATATGGAACTGCACTTCAAGGTTTCAGATTGCCTTCATTCTTCTCACCATACCCTACCCAGCTCCCATGTATGTTGTGGTTTTTCACTATGAGCTAGAGGTTTAAGAGGGTACAATACACTACTAGACCATGCATCTTGTGTTTTTTTCACTATGAGCTAAAGAGGTTTAAGAAGGTACTAGGCCTAAGCTTTGCAATTGCAGAGCTAGTGTTCAATGTTGTCCATAAATTACATTTTTGGTCACTTTACCCGAAACAAACAGTGGGGCACAGACCACCATAATACATTGTAAACAACTACCATGCTTTCATGTTTCACTACATGCTGCTAGTACAAAACAAATGGTATTTTTTTTCCATTGTACTACCATGGTACATTTTTGTAAGGGAGAAAAGCCTCCCCACTTGTGCCATTTCACGAGGATATTTTGATTACATGATGTCCACAAAAGCTATGGagaatatacatttacattaaatGCACAAATTAATAGTCAAGAGTTATCAATGTAAGTGATGCAAACAAAGGTTTGCAACAACACCATTTTAAACACCTGTCTGATTCATAATTTCCTGTTTCCATATGAAAACCCACAAGAGTATCACACACAGAACATGACActttttaaaaacatgttttataaaAAATGTTCAAGAAACTAAGTTACTCGGTACCTGCCCCAATTCTCAATAAAATCTAGCTTTTTAAAGGTGAGGGTTTTTTAATTCAACCAATAAAAGTGTGCTGGAGTTTGTTGCTAAAACCATGTCATTGCAAATGATATGTATTATGAATTGTAATGCAGCAGTATTGTAGTAAATATGCATGTGTAGATATATTTATAAAACcccaataaaaatatatttaaagaaACCATGTCATTACTGTAATACCTAACATTTGCATTGGAATCTGCACATATACAAACCCTTGACATTACATATGCCTTGCTCTAACCATAATACAACATTTATGTACTCACCTCCAGAGTCCACTTGTGGCAAACTTTCATGTAAAATGTTCAGGAAATCATTTACCTCCTCCCAATACACCGTATGATGTCAAGTGCTGGCTAGAATTATAGCATGTCATGTTTCATTCTTCTAAAACATTTTCCTATTTCTGCAACCGTGACCAAAGACTTCCTGTGTGACCAAAGACTTCCTGTGTAATTAACACCAACCCCTATGTTGAAACAAACTGAGCAAAAATTATCCTTCCCGGAAAATGCTTAACTTACAGCTTTGAGACATCTCTGGTCATGAGAACGTCACTAAATATGATATACGGAAGGTAAAACTcaccataaaaaataaaaaaaatctttacCAACAACATAACTGTTGCTACCTGGGTATGTGCAGCCAATATtgtgatgtacagtgccttcacacccctttactttttccatgtattgtgttacagcttgaatttgaaatgtagatgtgtcactggcctacaaccaattacactacacacaaaacatgcatcttgttagCAATAACACACTAAAGTAAAAGTGccaaaaatgtgtcaaagaacttaatgctttgtattcaggacataaagttatgTTTGGGGAATATCCAACAACACATCAGAGTACCACTTCAAattttaagcatggtggtggctgcatgatgttatgggtatgcccgtcatcggcaaggactgcaTTTTTTTTAAggttaaaaataaatggaatagagggaaacctggttcagtctgctttccaaaagacaaattcaactttcagcaggacaataacctaaaacacaaaggccaaatatacactgtagtttcttaccaagacaacacaatgttcttgagtggcctagtCACAGTTTACTTAAATCTGCTTTAGAATCTACAGCAAAACTTGAAAATGGctatcaatgatcaacaaccaacttgacggagcttgaataatttaaaaaagataaatgtgcaaatattgtacaatccaggtgtccaAAGCtcaagacttacccagaaagactcacagctgtaatcgctgccaaaggtgattctaacacatactgactcaggggtgtgaatatttatttAAATGGAATATTGCTGCATTTCATAAAGTTGTAAAaacatgtcattatgggatattgtgtatagatgggtgagaacaaaactatttaatccattttgaatactttctgaaggcagaaTGCACCTTCAACATACATTTGGGCCAATTACCCTTCATGTTAACTGGCATCATGTTTATAGTCAAACCTGGATGTGTGAAATATGTTCCTAACTAAAAGGAAATACCAAATGGAGCGTGctataaatacacacacaaaaataaagtATACACGACTGAATTAGCAGTGGGCATTGTTTCTCAACCTTACTTAACTATGACTTCGTTAAAGGGATTGAAAGTTTAAAAAAACTTACaatttaaataaaggtatatacagtgcattgggaaagtattcagacgcatTCCCTTTAGACattggttacgttacagccttaatctaaaatggattaaatacatttttgctcCTCATccagctacacacaataccacataatgacaaagcaaaaacatgttacaAAAAgtctgaaaatgtaaaaaaaaacaaaaaaaactgaattacatttacacaagtatttcagaccctttgctatgagactaaattgagctcaggtgcatcctgtttccacttgtggtaaattcaattgattggacatgatttggaaaaggcacacacacacctatctatataaaaatgtcagagcaaaaccaagccatgtggttgaaggaattgtctgtaaagCTCCGAGActagattgtgtcaaggcacagatctgaagGGTACTAAAAAAATATAACATCtacagcattgaagttcccccaagaacacagtgatctCCATCATCCTTAAAatgaagaggtttggaaccaccaagattcttcctagagctggctgcctggccaaactgagcaaatcGGGAGAAAGGCCTCGGTCAgggaccaagaacctgatggccacactgacagagctccagagttcttctggagaaagaaccttccagaaggacaaccaactctgtagcactccacctttatggtagtggccagacagaagccactcctcagtaaaaaggcacatgacagcctgcttggagtttgccaaaaggcacctaaaggactgacCATGatacaagattatctggtctgatgaatccaagattgaacatgacggcctgaatgctaagcgccAGGTCtagaggaaacctagcaccatccctatggtgaagcatgggtgGCGGCAGCAtactgtggatgtttttcagtggcagggactaggagactagtcaggatcgagggaaagattaaagcgcaaagtacagagattcttgatgaaaacatgctccagagcactcaggacatcagactggggtgaaggttcaccttccaacagcacaacaaccaagtaattttttaaatttaatttattAAATGTAACGTTtaacacatttgcaaacatttctaaaaccctgtttttgctttgtcattttggggtattgtgtgtcgattgagaTTTTTTTAATACGCagtttcagaataaggctgtaaagtaacaaaatggagAAAGTAAATGGGtctaaatacattttcaaatgcACGGTACTTGCAATGTGGGTAGAGCTCAACAAATCAGTCAGAATCAATTAAATATGCAGAAGTTAAAATGGGATGTACTCAAGTTGAGTTAGACAAATTTCCACATGAAGAACAATTTAATGACAGAACGGTTAAAGTGTAACTCAAAAGCTGTATCTCCCATCCAAGAACAGTGTCACAATCAAAATTCTACATAATTCAAAAATGTATGCCCAGTGAAACGTTACCAAATGTTTAACAGAAACAAATAACGTAGTTATGTTATTCCCACATTGACAGATACTCCCATACTCCCATATTTAGGCTGGACTGAATGTTCAAAACAAACCCCTGCCCCTATTGGACAATGTGTTAGTTGTAGTTGGACAGTAATTCAGTCATCTGTATGTTTAAACAAGTGAAAGAGACATTTGGTAGAATAAAGACAGTAATTCGAACTATACAGCTTTCAAAAACAGTTGTTTCACAGATGGACAGACATGGCTGTCTCACCTAAACACAAATCTAAAAAGGTTAATCATTTTAAAATGAAATGCACTCATTCAGAACCTGATTCTATACAAGACATACTCAGGTTTGGACTGAGTTCAGACTGTCAGACACTCACTTTCTCTCAGCGGTCCTGGAGCGGctgaaaaataaatgaaataaaaagtTGTCAGAAACAAGAATAACTTGCACAATGCATTACTACAATCCATAGGCCTAAAAAAAATACAAGCCTATATAGGAAGACGCATGTCAAGACACAGACGCCAgtgaacacgcacacacatttaCCTCCGAGACCTTGAGAAGGATCTTGAAGGTTTATGGATCCTGTCTCTGGAGATAGACCTCTCTCTTCTTCGGTCTCTTGACAGAGACCTAGAGAAGAACAAGTTAGTGTTTCCAATGTACTGACATGTATTCAGATATCTCTCAGGATTATTACATTTGAAGAATTGTCACTTGAAACTAGACAGCCCCAATTAGTATCAACAATGTGAGAACCATGTGTACTAGGGGTGTAACGGTACACGTAGTGAGGAAGCTCAGTCAACCTGAATACAGAAAATAAACACTGCATTGTAGGCCTATGCACCCTGAGTAAATATCTATGGCGTACGTTAACTAGACCCTATGGGGCTTCCCAAGCTGCGCAGCggtataaggcactgcatcgcagtacttgaagcgtcactacagacctgggtttgatcccaggATGTCACAAccgtgagtcccatagggcagcacacaattgcccagcgtcgtccgggttaggggagggtttggccaaggGTGGGCattacttggctcattgcgctctagcgactccttgtggcgggccgggtgcctcTAGGCTGACTTCAGTCATCAGCTGAACTGTGTTTTctacgacacattggtgcggctggcttccgggttaagcaagcatGTGTTaagcgcggtttggcgggtcatgtttcggagaacGCATGGTTCGACCGtcgcctctcctgagcccgttggggaattgcagcaatgagacaagatcgtaattggataaggccagacggattaccaggacgtgtactgcgagcatgcgctgaccaactggcaagtgtcttcactgatattttcaacctctccctgtccgagtctaataccaacatgttttaagcagaccaccatagtccttgtgcccaagaacactaaggtaacctgcctaaatgactaccgacccgtagcactcacgtctgtagccatgaagtgatttgaaaggctagtcatggctcacatcaacaccattatcccagaaaccctaaacccactccaatttgcataccgccccaacagatccacagatgagtgcaatagagattgtatccacactgccctttcccacctggacaaaaggaacacctatgttagAATGccattcatcgactacagctcagcattcaacaccacagtACTCTCAAAGCGCAacaataagctaaggaccttaggactaaacacccccctctgcaactggatcctagacttcctgacgggccacccccaggtggtaagggtaggcaacaccacacctgccacgctgatcctcaccacaggggccactcaggggtgcgtgctcagtcccttcctATACGCCcggttcacccacaactgcacagccaggcacgactccaacactattaagttttccgatgacaacagcggtaggcctgattaccgacaacgagacagcctatagggaggtggtcagagacctggtggtgtggttccaggacaacaacaacctctccctcaacgtgatcaagacaatattagatgattgtggactacaggaaaaggaggaccgagcaaaCACCCactcatcaacagggctgtagtggagcaggttgagagcgtcaagttcctttgtatccacatcaacaaactaacatggtccaaggacaccaagacagtcgtgaagaacctattcccttccaggagactgaaaagatttggcatgggtcctcagatactaaaaaggttatacagctgcaccatcgagagcatcctgactggttgcatcactgattggtatggcaactgctcagcctccgaccgcaaggcattacagagggtagtgcgtacggcccagttcaTCAcaggagccaagcttcctgccatccagaacatCTACAgcaggcggtatcagaggaaggccctaaaaattgtcaaagactccagccaccctagtcatagactgcacagcaagcggtaccggaacacCATggctaggtccaagaggcttctaaacagcttctacccccaagccataagactcctgaacagctaatcaaatagctacccagactatttgcactatttgaatatctacataggcgtagaggcccattatcagcaaccatcactcctgtgttccaatagcacgttgtgttagcgaatccaagttgatcattttaaaaggctaatcgatcattagaaaaccctttttcaattttgttagcacagctgaaaactgttgtgatgattaaagaagcaataaaactggcctttagactagttgagtatctggagaatcagcatttgtgggttcgattactggctcaaaatggccagaaacaaataactttcttccaaaactgtaaatgagaacttgttcaactggcctacctgatgaaatatatatatttttaagcttgtcagtctattcttctgagaaattaaggatatttaatgtgagaaattgccaagaaactgaagacctCGTACAAAGCTGTGTACTATTCCCTTCAAAGAACACCGCAAACCGTCTAACTAGaatagtgggaggccccggtgcacaactgagaaagaggacaagtacattagagtgtctagtttgagaaacagacacctctcacttcctcaactggcagcttaatttaaatagtacccgcaaaacaccagtctcaacgtcaacagtgaagaggcgatgttgggatgctggccttctaggtagagttcctctgtccagtgtctgttcttttgcccatctcaatcttttattttttttggccagtctgagatatggctttttctttgcaactctgcctagaatgccagcatcccggggtcgcctcttcaatgttgacgttgagactggtgttttgcgggtactatttaaatgaagctgccagttgaggacttgtgagacatctatttctcaaactaggtaggccagttgagaacaagttctcatttagttTCAGAATAAAGTatttttctggccattttgagcctgtaatcaaacccaaaaatgctgatgctccagatactcaagtctaaaaggccagttttattgcttctttaaaatcagaaaaagttttcagctgtgctaacaattgcaaaagggttttctaatgctcaattagccttttaaaaatgataaacttggattagctaacatgtcaccggaacacaggagtgatggtttctgttaatgggtctctgtacgcctatgtagatattccataatagtcatacaacattaacaatgtctacactgcatttatgatcaatttgatgtcattttattgGACAAATTGTGCTCTTCTTtcaaaaataaggacatttctaagtgaccccaaacttttgaacggtagtgtacatattacctcaattacgtTGACTAACAGGTGCCCccgcacatagactctgtactgttaccccctttatatatatagtctcgctattgttatttttctgtagctctttaactacttgttacatttatttcttatttgtactttttaaacggcattgttggttaggggcctgtaagtacagttgaaatcagaagtttacacacttaggttggagacatttaaaacttgtttatcaaccactccacaaatttcttgttaacaaactatagttttggcaagtcagttagtacaactactttgtgcatgacagaagtcattttcccaacaattgtttagacagattatttcactgtatcacaattccaatggacagcagtttacatacactaagttgactgtgcctttaaacagcttggaaaattccagaaaattgtcatggctttagaagctggtatttcaaggcctaccttcaaactcagtgcctctttgcttgacatcaaaggaaaatcaaaggaaatcagccaagacctcagaaaaaaaatggtagacctccacaagtctggttcatccttgggagcaatttccaaatgcctgaaggtaccacattcctctgtacaaacaatagtatgcaaatataaacaccatgggaccacgcagcagtcataccgctcaggaaggagatgcgttctgtctcatagagatgaacgtactttggtgcgaaaagtgcaaatcaatcccagaacagcaaaggaccttgtgaagatgctggaggaaacgggtacaaaagtatctatatccacagtaaaacgagtcctatatcgacataacctgaaaggccgctcaacaaggaagacgccactgctccaaaaccgcactAAAGCCTGACTAccgtttgcaactgcacgtggggAAAAAGATCATActttggtctgataaaacaaaaatagaactgtctggccattgttatgtttggaggaaaaagggcgaggcttgcaagccgaagaacaccatcccaaccatgaagcacggggcgtcagcatcatgttgtgggggtgcttttctgcaggagggactggtgcacttcacaaaatagatggcatcatgagacaggaaaatcatgtggatatattctcaacatctcaagacatcagtcaggcaggaagttaaagcttggtcgcaaatgggtcttccaaatggacaatcaccccaagcatacttccaaagttgtggcaaaatggcttaagaacaacaaagtcacggtattggagtggccatcacaaagccctgacctcaatccaatacatttgtgggcagaactgaaagagtgtgcgagcaaggatgccttcaaacctgactcagttacaccagctgtcaggaggaatgggccaaaattcccccaacttattgcaggaagcttgtggaaggatacctgaaacatttgacccaaattaaacaatttaaaaggcaatgctaacaaatactaattgagttaatgtaaacttctgaccaaccaggaatgtgattaaagaaaaaagctgaaataaataactaCTATTAttataacatttcacattcttaaaattaagtggtgatcctaactgacctaagacagggaatttttactagggttaaatgtcaggaattgtgaaaaaccgtttaaatgtagttgtctaaggaacaaactccctcacgacgccaggacagcggagtcaatcaccaccttccggagacacctgaaaccccacctctttaaggaatacctaggataggataaagtaatccttctcacccccccccccttaaaagatttagatgcactattgtaaagtggctgttccactggatgtcataaggtgaacgcaccaatttgtaagtcgctctggataagagtgtctgctaaatgacttaaatgtatgtaaacttccgacttcaactgtaagaatTTCATTGTAAGTCTacccctgttgtattcggcgcatgttactaataaaatgtgatttatttTAGTTGTGAGTACTGGGTTGGTATTCCTGATTGTGCTTTCATCAGGCATTACAGGACTCATGATCATGCATGTAAATAAGAAATAGCACCACTTTGTAGTTTATTAAATAAACATTTACTACAGAAACTGTTGGCATTTAATTTTTCCGCAGTACCGAAACAGAACTGTGACCCCATGGGTTTGGTGTACTGTTACACCCCTAATCTGTACTAGACTGATCTACTATTGGGTACAGATATATTTATATTTGTGAGGAAAACTATAGTTAGTTACCACAACACTGATTACATTGTAGGCTGGGGTAAAGAGGCACTTAGGCTCACCTGCTGCGACTGCGGCTGAAGCTCCTCCTCCtaggagagctggaggtggatgGAGCAGGAAAAACATTTAATACAGTGCATAAAGGCATCACCTCCAATCAAATATGGCATTCCTTATCCCTGAAGAAACACCATTCCAATCATTTAACAATACCACACAGCCTTCCTCTTTCTGCAGACAGATCAGAATAGGACATCCTCTCTGCACCCCTGCTAGAGGACAGAATGCTTGGACAACCAACTGAGGTCAAAATGAGACCTCTTATAAAACCAAGTGAGAATGAATTAGAGAGAACATTTTTAAGTACAGGTATGCAGACTTaagctacatactgtactgttttGTTGCATAGATGGACATAGGGCACAATACCAATATTGGACCTCATACAGTTCATGCTAACCAGGGCAGCTCCAAGACCACAGAACTTTTGAGTTTAAGGATAAAAGCTTTTCATTTATGATCTATGGGAGGGGGATTCAAGATTCTTATTATTGTACTCACAAGTTGATGTTTGAAACTAAATTCAAATGACAATTTCCATGACTGCCAATTTCATACCATCAAGCAGCTGTAAAACCAAACCTGTGGTAAGCATGACACTACAAAAAGCAGGAGAAAAGGAACTTACTATTTTTTCAGGTTTGGACACAAGATAGAAATGACGCAAGGAAGCCAGACTGATGGCGAGGGAGGTAGAATTTGCAGAGAGGATTACCCACAAGTTGCAAGTGTTGGAGATATGAAGTTGGTTGGCTGGAGGGGGTACAGTAGTTGTAGATTTTCCCTGTCTTTATGGGGTTAGCCGAGGGCTGCTGTGCTGCTTGTAGGTAGTTGTGTTGATAATTGGGGAAAGGAGTTAAAAATCGCTGATTGGTCGGAATTGTGAGGTGGGCTGCGACGATGCCGATCGGGTTAACGTTGGAGGAGGCTGAGAGCTGCATGCTCAGGAACCAATAGGCTGGAACATGACTGGCCATGCCTGGGTCATGTGACACGGCACCAGCCAAGCTGATTGGGTGGGGCACGGTGCTGGCGCTGGTCAGTGGTCACATGATGCTGTAAGAGGACTAGTTGACTGTCTGAGAGGGTGGTGAGAAGAGGGATGGTGATGACTCTGCAACGGGGTTTATTTTtattaatataaatataaaaatcAAACTGAGAAAAGTGAAACAAAACCAACATCCATATAGTAATAAAATGATCAAACAAGTGCCCCCTTTATTGAAATTTGTTACCATTATCTAAAATGTAATTTCGAAAATGTATTGCCTAGATCTAAACAAATGATGCCTGAATTAAGCCTTTCAAAATCACCTAAATTGTCACTGTTAAAAGGGGACCCAATCCCTGTGATGAGTAAATTGACATCTCAGCTCTGATTGTGTCCATAGCAAAAAAAAGTTCTAACGTATCACAGCACTAACGAACCTACAGTGCGGGATTGTGTGTTAGGTCCAAGTGTTTAAATTGAAATTATAGTACATATGGAACAGTTGGAAGTGAGGGAGATGTGATGGAAGGGCTTGGGGTTGACTGGCAAGGTAGGTGATAAACACTTGTAGGACTACATGTTAAAAGTGGGTGAGAATAAGTGTAGGTGAGAGTTGATGTATTATACCGGCGTCTGACAGGCGGGCTCCCACGGCGCCTGCTGCTGTAGTCTTCACGTCCAGTGCGACGGCTCCCGGAGGGAGGAGGTCCACGGCTCCTCGAGCGTTTCTCCCCATTGGACAATTCAACTCTCACTCTGCAGCCACACAGCGTCCTGTTCACACGGAGCAATAGCAGAATCACAAGTTAAACTGGAATAATCTTTCAATGTATGTCATGAGCTATGACCCAAATAATCAAGTGAATATCCCCTTGAGGCCTACCGTCCATCCAGTTCTCTCACAGCATCGGTTGCATCTCTGGGATCCTCAAACTCGACAAAGGCAAAGCCTGGGGGGTTCCTGGCCACCCACACACTCCGCAAAGGGCCATAGTACCCAAACGCCCTCTCCAACTCAGTCTTGTTTCCACTGTTGCCCAAGTTCCCTACATACACCTTGCAATCCAGAGGACAATCTCTGAGATGAGCAGGTTCTGAGTGAAAGGTTAAAGAGGAAAATTAAATAATCTAGATGAGATCCAGTCATGCACAATTACATTAATTAATATATTATGAAATACATATTTCGTGATTTGTGACAACACTGTTGGTGCCAAGCAGTTATTTTCATTTTCAGATCAGGAGACCGGAAAAGACGATGGATGCATAGCTAATTACCTCCCATCTCGACGGATCCTGGTTTCCTTTGAACAGCTGACGAAATAATAAACTGGAACAAAAGAGGGAGTCTTGATTAGTTAGCTAGGTACCAGACAAATTATAGTGCTTAGCCAACGTTAGCTAATATTAACATTAGGTTTCGACCTTGCTActttgctaaaaaaaaaaaaaagtgcatgGTTACATGCATTTAATAATTACAGAcagtaaaaaacaaaacaaaaactgtaTTAATTGTATCACTCTAGTTAGTCAATGATGTTCATTGTTTGTTTCATTAGTTAGCAGCCACATTAGCCGTCGAGGCGCATCggggttagcaagcaagctagCTGGCTTTTGTTGACGGTTCAATTTAACTGAAGATAAACTATTTTACAGTGCATGTTACTAAATCTTAAATTATTTTCATTCCCAGTTCCATGAATCGAAATGTTACCAGTTATGTATTGGCCAAAGTCTCCGATTACAGCTCCGAAGAATTTTTGCTAGCAGCAGAAGAAGTCCACAAGGCGTTCGAAAATGGCGTTGACCGGAAATAAATAATCTTACTAGCCAGTTTGTGGCATAAATATTAGAGAAAGACCTCATCCAGCAGACTGTCGACCAATCGCGTTGACGTTGTCATCTGCG
This genomic window from Oncorhynchus nerka isolate Pitt River linkage group LG2, Oner_Uvic_2.0, whole genome shotgun sequence contains:
- the LOC115142169 gene encoding serine/arginine-rich splicing factor 3-like, with translation MGEPAHLRDCPLDCKVYVGNLGNSGNKTELERAFGYYGPLRSVWVARNPPGFAFVEFEDPRDATDAVRELDGRTLCGCRVRVELSNGEKRSRSRGPPPSGSRRTGREDYSSRRRGSPPVRRRSPRRRSFSRSRSRSLSRDRRRERSISRDRIHKPSRSFSRSRSRSRTAERK